In Deefgea piscis, the DNA window CGAGGCACCGGTATGGCTGCTGGCATTCATTCGCAATTGTTGTGACAGCGAGCTGTGTTTGCTACCGGTTTGCATGGCGTATCCTAAAAGTATTGCTGCATCACGCGTCGACCTGCGCCACCACTGGCGACGGCAATTTCGCCTTTCAACGTGCTGATATAGCGCTCAAGTTTGTCGATATCGGCGCGGGAATAGGTGATTTCCGTGCCAGCGCGGTTAATTCGTTCACGCAGCGAACCCGTAAGCAATTTATGCCGCGCGTTTTCTGCTTCGACTAAGCGTTGCCGCAAGGTGCTTAAATCAGTCATCAAAATCATCCATCATAGAAACCGATTGCAAGGGTATAAACTCAGCAATCGATTTGGTTTGCGTTTCAAAAAGCGGCGTTTGGCGCAATTGATTTTCGAGCTTGGCCCAATCTGCTTCTGACTTTAAATGCAGTTTGAGCGCACGTGCGCCATGCAAGCAGTAGACTTCACAATCGAGTGCTTCATTGCGTTTGCCGGCCTGCTTTTGCCACACCAATTCAGCGGAGTAATGCCCGCCGTTTTTTCGTTTAGGAATTTTTCGTTCAGAAAGTAATTGTTCGCAGTAGTCTTCACGAACATGTTTGGTGAAATGAAAGCGCCCTGGTCCATGGCCTTCGAGTGAAAGCCGACCGTGCGAGCCAATCAATATGTCTTTGGCCTTGCTGGTACCGACAATAAATACCCGCAAACCATATTTTGATGCTTTGGTATTTCGGTAATCGGTATCGACGCTGATTCTGGGTTTGCTAAAAATTTCTAACCCAGCCGAGACGCCACCTTTGACCGCCATCACCAGCACATCAGGGCGGCGTTTATTGGTTCGTACCCAGTCATACACCACATCGGATGTATTACCGTCCGAACTATCAATGCCAACAGCGGAAATATTCAGATAGAAGTCATCAATATGCCGAATCGGCGCAAACAGCATGGCTTCTAATTTTTGCCATACCGTAACCCGAGGATTGCCATCATCATCGGTGGTGCGAACGTCCAGCGGATTGCCTTGAATTTCAGTCCATTGCACCA includes these proteins:
- the gpW gene encoding gpW family head-tail joining protein, yielding MTDLSTLRQRLVEAENARHKLLTGSLRERINRAGTEITYSRADIDKLERYISTLKGEIAVASGGAGRRVMQQYF
- a CDS encoding terminase gpA endonuclease subunit, translated to MDYPPMTVARGGLVLTAGVDVQHDRLAVVIRAWGRGEESWLVQWTEIQGNPLDVRTTDDDGNPRVTVWQKLEAMLFAPIRHIDDFYLNISAVGIDSSDGNTSDVVYDWVRTNKRRPDVLVMAVKGGVSAGLEIFSKPRISVDTDYRNTKASKYGLRVFIVGTSKAKDILIGSHGRLSLEGHGPGRFHFTKHVREDYCEQLLSERKIPKRKNGGHYSAELVWQKQAGKRNEALDCEVYCLHGARALKLHLKSEADWAKLENQLRQTPLFETQTKSIAEFIPLQSVSMMDDFDD